The Lycium ferocissimum isolate CSIRO_LF1 chromosome 1, AGI_CSIRO_Lferr_CH_V1, whole genome shotgun sequence genome includes a region encoding these proteins:
- the LOC132067320 gene encoding uncharacterized protein LOC132067320 yields MKYSPSAYCTHCFAHQLQLTLVAVAKKHNEVDQFFDILANVLNVIGGSFKRREMLRDDQAEKLKELLVLGEVHTGSGLIQEPRLQRARDTRWSSHFKTVRNFISLFSSIIHVLGVLAKEGSNYQERSLAKSLVDDIRSYEFVYTLHLMLKVMAITHDLNMALQRKDQDIVSAMNLVGFTKRQLQSMRESEWDSLVKDVSSFCVKHDIVIPKMDKNYALGKSKHKISSVKYSHHLRVEVFNTVIDLQLAELNNRFDEVKI; encoded by the coding sequence atgaaatattCTCCTTCGGCATATTGCACACATTGCTTTGCTCATCAATTACAACTGACTCTTGTAGCTGTTGCAAAGAAGCATAATGAGGTAGATCAATTTTTTGATATTCTTGCTAATGTTTTAAATGTTATTGGAGGTTCTTTTAAGCGTAGGGAGATGCTTAGAGACGATCAGGCAGAAAAATTAAAGGAACTATTAGTGCTCGGTGAAGTTCATACAGGAAGTGGATTGATTCAAGAACCTAGACTTCAAAGGGCAAGGGATACACGTTGGAGTTCTCATTTTAAAACAGTGCGTAACTTTATTAGTTTATTCTCCTCAATTATTCATGTACTTGGAGTTCTTGCTAAAGAGGGTTCAAATTATCAAGAGAGATCACTAGCAAAAAGTTTAGTAGATGACATAAGATCTTATGAGTTTGTGTATACATTGCATTTGATGTTGAAAGTGATGGCAATTACACATGATTTGAATATGGCCTTGCAAAGAAAAGATCAAGATATCGTAAGCGCGATGAACCTTGTTGGTTTCACAAAGAGACAATTGCAATCTATGAGAGAGTCTGAATGGGATTCTTTGGTAAAAGACGTCTCTTCATTTTGTGTCAAGCATGATATTGTGATCCCCAAAATGGATAAGAATTATGCTCTTGGAAAATCAAAGCATAAGATCTCAAGTGTCAAATATTCTCATCATTTGCGTGTAGAAGTTTTTAATACTGTTATTGATTTGCAACTTGCAGAGCTTAACAATCGTTTTGATGAAGTGAAAATATGA